A stretch of the Bordetella genomosp. 8 genome encodes the following:
- a CDS encoding 3-hydroxyacyl-CoA dehydrogenase, producing the protein MEIANKVFIVTGGASGLGAGTARMLVSNGARVVIADVQDEAGGKLAAELGQRYVHCDVTQEADAQAAVNAATELGPLFGLVNCAGIAPAGRIVGKNGPHALDLFQKVIGINLIGSFNMMRLCAQAMTANEPEPTGERGVLINTASVAAFDGQIGQAAYAASKAGVAGMTLPIARDLAKVGIRCMTIAPGIFGTPMIFGMPQEVQDSLAASIPFPARLGRPEDYARLVHSIITNDMLNGETIRLDGAIRMPPK; encoded by the coding sequence ATGGAAATCGCCAATAAGGTCTTCATCGTCACCGGCGGCGCCTCGGGCCTGGGCGCGGGCACGGCCCGCATGCTGGTGTCCAACGGGGCGCGCGTGGTCATCGCCGACGTCCAGGACGAAGCAGGCGGCAAGCTGGCCGCCGAACTCGGCCAGCGCTACGTGCACTGCGACGTCACCCAGGAAGCCGACGCCCAGGCCGCGGTGAACGCGGCCACCGAACTCGGCCCGCTGTTCGGCCTGGTCAACTGCGCCGGCATCGCGCCGGCGGGCCGCATCGTCGGCAAGAACGGTCCGCACGCCCTGGACCTGTTCCAGAAGGTGATCGGGATCAACCTGATCGGCAGCTTCAACATGATGCGCCTCTGCGCGCAGGCCATGACGGCCAACGAGCCGGAACCCACCGGCGAGCGCGGCGTCTTGATCAACACCGCATCCGTCGCGGCTTTCGACGGCCAGATCGGCCAGGCCGCATACGCGGCATCCAAAGCGGGAGTGGCGGGCATGACGCTGCCCATCGCCCGCGACCTGGCCAAGGTGGGCATACGCTGCATGACCATCGCGCCCGGCATTTTCGGCACGCCCATGATTTTCGGCATGCCGCAGGAAGTGCAGGATTCGCTGGCCGCCAGCATTCCCTTCCCCGCCCGCCTGGGCCGGCCGGAAGACTACGCCAGGCTGGTGCACAGCATCATCACCAACGACATGCTGAATGGCGAGACCATCCGTCTGGACGGCGCCATCCGCATGCCGCCCAAGTGA
- the murJ gene encoding murein biosynthesis integral membrane protein MurJ, whose protein sequence is MSLLRSAATVSSFTLLSRIAGLIRDVLIARAFGAGPLTDAFWVAFRIPNLLRRLFAEGAFAQAFVPILGTVRTQHGDVHVRTLLDRVALLLTCALMLLTLVGIALAPWVVTAMASGLRGEAGTQAFDAAVWMTRMMFPYILCMSLVAFASGVLNTWRRFAVPAFTPVLLNLSMIAACLWLAPRYHPPVYALAIGVMAGGVLQLAIQWVALARLGLVPRYSLRVREAWSDPTVRRILKQMLPAIVGVSVAQISLLINTNIATWLPPGSVTWLSYADRLMEFPTALLGVALGTVLLPSLSAANARNDAVAYSALLDWGLRLTLLLGLPGALGLALLSDGVVATLFHYGAFGAHDVLQTRMAVMAYSVGLIGLLAVKILAPGFYARQDIRTPVKIAVVALIATQALNLLLVPRLAHAGLALAIGLGACLNALLLLAVLHRRAVYRPSPGWLPFLLRLLPALAALGVVLLYADARLDWIALQGRSWTRVALLATVLAASGAAYFGVLFLCGFRPRDFSRRPANASAKAA, encoded by the coding sequence ATGAGCCTGTTGCGATCGGCCGCCACGGTCAGCAGCTTCACCTTGCTGTCCCGTATCGCCGGCCTGATTCGCGACGTGCTCATAGCCCGCGCCTTTGGCGCCGGGCCACTGACCGACGCGTTCTGGGTGGCCTTCCGCATTCCCAACCTGCTGCGGCGGCTGTTCGCCGAAGGCGCGTTCGCGCAGGCCTTCGTGCCCATCCTGGGCACGGTGCGCACGCAGCACGGGGACGTACACGTCCGCACCCTGCTGGACCGGGTCGCCCTGCTGCTTACCTGCGCGCTGATGCTGCTGACCCTGGTCGGCATCGCACTGGCGCCGTGGGTAGTCACCGCGATGGCCAGCGGCCTGCGCGGCGAAGCCGGCACGCAGGCCTTCGACGCGGCGGTCTGGATGACGCGGATGATGTTCCCGTACATCCTTTGCATGTCCCTGGTGGCGTTCGCGTCCGGGGTATTGAACACCTGGCGTCGCTTCGCGGTGCCGGCTTTCACGCCGGTGCTGCTGAACCTGTCCATGATCGCGGCCTGCCTGTGGCTGGCGCCCCGCTACCACCCGCCGGTATATGCGCTGGCCATAGGCGTGATGGCGGGCGGCGTGCTGCAACTGGCTATCCAGTGGGTGGCACTGGCGCGCCTGGGCCTGGTGCCCCGCTATAGCCTGCGCGTGCGGGAGGCCTGGTCGGATCCCACGGTCCGGCGGATCCTGAAGCAGATGCTGCCGGCCATCGTTGGCGTGTCCGTAGCGCAGATCTCGCTCCTGATCAATACCAACATCGCCACCTGGCTGCCACCGGGCAGCGTGACGTGGCTGTCCTACGCGGATCGGCTGATGGAGTTTCCCACCGCACTGCTGGGCGTTGCGCTGGGCACCGTGCTGCTGCCCAGCCTTTCCGCCGCCAACGCGCGCAACGACGCCGTCGCCTACAGCGCGCTGCTGGATTGGGGCCTGCGCTTGACGCTGCTGCTGGGATTGCCCGGCGCGCTCGGCCTGGCGCTGCTTTCCGACGGCGTCGTGGCGACCCTGTTCCACTATGGGGCGTTCGGGGCGCACGACGTCCTGCAAACCCGCATGGCCGTGATGGCCTATTCCGTCGGATTGATCGGCCTGCTCGCGGTGAAAATCCTGGCCCCGGGGTTCTACGCCCGCCAGGACATCCGCACCCCGGTCAAGATCGCCGTCGTAGCGTTGATCGCCACGCAGGCGCTGAACCTGCTGCTGGTGCCCCGCCTGGCGCACGCGGGCCTGGCCCTGGCCATCGGCCTGGGCGCGTGCCTGAACGCCCTGCTGCTGCTGGCGGTGTTGCACCGGCGCGCCGTCTACCGGCCCAGTCCCGGCTGGCTGCCGTTCCTGCTGCGCCTGCTGCCCGCGCTGGCCGCCCTGGGCGTCGTGCTGCTGTACGCCGACGCCCGCCTCGACTGGATTGCCCTGCAGGGGCGCAGCTGGACGCGCGTCGCCCTGCTGGCCACCGTGTTGGCCGCGAGCGGCGCTGCCTACTTCGGCGTGCTGTTCCTGTGCGGTTTCCGCCCGCGCGACTTCAGCCGGCGCCCGGCCAACGCGTCCGCCAAGGCCGCCTGA
- a CDS encoding FecR family protein, with protein sequence MDQDATPDKSTPVADQVVNWLLLLRSGRASQSDYADFLAWRAQNPMHESAWQQLTSALGSSFGRLSDFYPIGFSTSNSRPPLTPAMAAYRSTPRPALPPTPVNPARRRFVASGAAAVTAVVVGSAVLNEIYPLHNLTADAATATGERRLYMLSDGSQMLLDARSRVQLDFAGTQRNVRLLEGAITVSVARDPNRPFVVTTDQGTVRALGTRFMVRQQARRSLVVVHEHEVEIQTLEKTRGVIGAGMGARFDDARVDSPRAELLADAAWETGWIAVRNRPLADVIAALRPYRGGILRVSMAAGGLPVTGQFPLDDTDATLDTLEQNVPINVRRYTPWLVTIDVVQT encoded by the coding sequence TTGGATCAGGACGCCACCCCGGACAAATCGACGCCCGTCGCAGACCAGGTCGTAAACTGGCTGCTGCTGCTGCGTTCGGGCCGCGCGTCGCAGTCCGACTACGCTGATTTCCTGGCATGGCGCGCGCAGAACCCCATGCACGAAAGCGCCTGGCAGCAATTGACGTCGGCGCTTGGTTCGTCCTTCGGGCGCCTCAGCGACTTCTATCCCATCGGATTTTCCACGTCGAACAGCCGGCCGCCCCTGACGCCCGCGATGGCGGCGTACCGTTCGACGCCACGTCCGGCGCTGCCACCCACGCCCGTCAACCCGGCGCGCCGCCGCTTCGTCGCCAGCGGCGCCGCCGCGGTGACCGCCGTGGTGGTGGGCTCCGCGGTGCTGAACGAAATCTATCCACTGCACAACCTGACGGCGGACGCCGCCACGGCCACGGGCGAACGACGCCTCTATATGCTCTCCGACGGCAGCCAGATGCTGCTGGATGCGCGTTCACGCGTGCAACTGGATTTCGCGGGCACCCAACGCAATGTGCGCCTGCTCGAAGGCGCGATCACCGTCTCGGTCGCCCGCGATCCCAACCGCCCCTTCGTCGTCACCACGGACCAGGGCACGGTGCGGGCGCTGGGCACGCGTTTCATGGTGCGCCAGCAGGCCAGGCGTTCGCTGGTGGTCGTGCATGAGCACGAAGTCGAAATCCAGACATTGGAAAAAACGCGCGGCGTCATCGGCGCCGGCATGGGCGCGCGCTTCGACGACGCGCGCGTGGACTCGCCCAGGGCCGAGCTGCTGGCCGACGCGGCCTGGGAAACCGGCTGGATCGCGGTTCGCAACCGCCCGCTGGCGGACGTCATTGCGGCGCTACGCCCCTACCGGGGGGGCATCCTGAGAGTATCGATGGCGGCGGGTGGCCTGCCCGTCACGGGCCAGTTCCCGCTGGATGACACCGACGCCACCCTGGACACGCTGGAACAGAACGTGCCGATCAATGTACGGCGCTACACGCCGTGGCTGGTCACCATAGACGTCGTGCAGACGTAA
- the rpsT gene encoding 30S ribosomal protein S20, translating into MANTAQARKRARQSVERNKHNSSLRSMLRTAIKRVRQAVEAGDKTAAAAVLQKATSVIDRVADKNIIHKNKAARHKSRLAAAVKALA; encoded by the coding sequence ATGGCCAATACTGCCCAAGCCCGCAAGCGCGCCCGCCAATCGGTGGAGCGCAACAAGCACAATTCCAGCCTGCGTTCCATGCTGCGCACCGCTATCAAGCGCGTTCGCCAGGCCGTGGAAGCCGGCGACAAGACGGCTGCTGCCGCTGTGCTGCAAAAGGCGACCAGCGTGATTGACCGCGTCGCCGACAAGAACATCATCCACAAGAACAAGGCTGCTCGCCACAAGAGCCGTCTGGCTGCCGCCGTCAAGGCGCTGGCCTGA
- the garL gene encoding 2-dehydro-3-deoxyglucarate aldolase encodes MTSPIPNRFRQRILARETVIGFWMSMASHITAELAGLAGYDWLLLDGEHSPNDVPMFLQQLQALQGSESAPVGRPTINDPVEIKRLLDIGFYNLLIPFIESADEARRAVAATRYPPAGMRGVAGLQRSNRFGTVPDYLQSINENICVLLQIESRPGIEAVDDIAAVEGVDGIFIGPSDLAAALGHIGNPSHPEVQAAIRHLYERASAHGKAVGILAPVPADAKRYLDMGMHFVAVGTDLGVFKQATFALRDAFR; translated from the coding sequence ATGACCTCACCCATACCCAATCGCTTTCGCCAGCGCATCCTTGCCCGCGAGACCGTCATCGGTTTCTGGATGAGCATGGCCAGCCACATCACCGCCGAACTGGCCGGGCTGGCCGGCTATGATTGGCTGCTGCTGGACGGCGAGCATTCGCCCAATGACGTGCCCATGTTCCTGCAGCAGTTGCAAGCCTTGCAGGGCAGCGAATCGGCGCCCGTGGGGCGGCCGACGATCAACGATCCCGTGGAGATCAAGCGGCTGCTGGACATAGGCTTCTACAACCTGCTGATTCCCTTCATCGAATCCGCGGACGAGGCGCGCCGCGCGGTGGCCGCTACTCGCTACCCGCCGGCCGGCATGCGCGGCGTAGCCGGCCTGCAACGCAGCAACCGATTCGGCACGGTGCCGGACTATCTGCAATCGATCAACGAGAATATCTGCGTGCTGCTGCAGATAGAAAGCCGCCCGGGCATCGAAGCGGTCGACGATATTGCCGCCGTCGAAGGTGTGGATGGGATTTTCATCGGCCCTTCGGATCTGGCGGCGGCGTTGGGGCATATCGGCAATCCATCGCATCCCGAAGTCCAGGCCGCCATTCGCCATCTGTACGAACGCGCCAGCGCCCACGGCAAGGCCGTCGGCATACTCGCCCCGGTCCCGGCGGACGCGAAACGGTATCTGGACATGGGGATGCACTTCGTGGCCGTCGGTACCGACCTGGGCGTGTTCAAGCAGGCGACCTTCGCGTTGCGGGACGCGTTTCGATAG
- a CDS encoding Ldh family oxidoreductase: MASEQTAGFRASPRSVREQIVLVLTAWGMQPDLADTAAALMAETDVLGIDSHGISMLPSYEDKVRAGTLAIDARPRLVRDGVASALLDGMGGLGYPVAAQAMHLAVDKALSHGVGAVAVRNSHHFGAAGVYARIAVRRGVVGLVTSSANGIIMVPTGGAMPMLGTNPIAFAAPAAQNEPFVLDMATTTVAANKVKVYDFNGKALPPGWAIDGRGEPVTDAAQAMAYIFTHPEGGLTPLGGTPAMSSHKGYGLAMMAQILGSTLSGSGFAALHARRRGPRDPDNIGHFFLALNPDAFRDAGSFEADLDDMIDAMHDTPRARPDVPVLVAGEPEAQARIHREAHGIPIPPALDTRLRDICQRCGVGYVLEPSVQG; this comes from the coding sequence GTGGCAAGCGAACAAACGGCAGGCTTCCGTGCCTCGCCGCGATCGGTACGCGAGCAGATCGTGCTGGTGCTGACAGCCTGGGGCATGCAGCCCGACCTGGCGGATACCGCCGCGGCGCTGATGGCCGAAACCGATGTTCTGGGTATCGATTCGCACGGTATTTCCATGCTGCCCAGTTATGAGGACAAAGTGCGAGCGGGCACGCTGGCGATCGACGCGCGTCCAAGGCTTGTGCGCGATGGCGTGGCGTCCGCCTTGCTGGATGGCATGGGCGGACTGGGTTATCCCGTGGCCGCGCAGGCCATGCACCTGGCGGTCGACAAGGCGTTGAGCCATGGCGTGGGCGCGGTGGCCGTGCGCAACTCCCACCACTTCGGCGCGGCCGGCGTCTACGCCCGCATCGCCGTGCGGCGTGGCGTCGTGGGACTGGTGACCAGCAGCGCCAACGGCATCATCATGGTGCCGACCGGCGGCGCCATGCCCATGTTGGGCACCAACCCCATCGCCTTCGCCGCGCCGGCGGCGCAGAACGAGCCCTTCGTGCTCGATATGGCGACGACCACGGTGGCCGCCAACAAGGTCAAGGTGTACGACTTCAATGGCAAGGCGCTGCCGCCAGGCTGGGCGATCGACGGGCGCGGCGAGCCGGTCACGGATGCGGCGCAGGCCATGGCCTATATTTTCACGCACCCGGAAGGCGGGCTCACGCCGTTGGGCGGCACGCCGGCCATGAGCAGCCACAAGGGATATGGCCTGGCGATGATGGCGCAGATCCTGGGCTCGACGCTGAGCGGCAGCGGCTTCGCGGCGCTGCATGCCAGGCGCCGCGGCCCGCGCGATCCGGACAACATCGGGCATTTTTTCCTGGCCTTGAATCCGGATGCGTTCCGCGATGCCGGATCCTTCGAGGCGGACCTGGATGACATGATCGACGCGATGCATGACACGCCGCGGGCTCGGCCCGACGTGCCGGTGCTGGTGGCCGGCGAACCGGAAGCGCAGGCACGTATCCATCGCGAAGCGCACGGCATACCGATCCCACCGGCCCTGGACACGCGGCTGCGCGACATCTGCCAGCGGTGCGGCGTCGGCTACGTGCTGGAGCCGTCGGTACAAGGCTGA
- a CDS encoding FadR/GntR family transcriptional regulator has product MLDRGQRVRLGDQLYGQIFDRIASGDLNVGDKLPSEHEICEQFGVSRPVVREALLRLRADGLVSAYQGLGTFVIHQPAPRLKTFGDVQNVGAYLRAQEVRVALEGDAARLAALRRTDEQLKRIVEAHKAFADGLAQGQVSAQLDLAFHASIAEASGNDFFPGVLETIHESIQGFMRLSLNLTRTGSRQRAERVMDEHASILAAIREQDGERARTAMQFHLGQARHRLVDRERD; this is encoded by the coding sequence ATGCTGGATCGCGGCCAACGCGTGCGCCTGGGCGACCAGCTGTACGGACAGATATTCGATCGCATCGCATCGGGCGATCTCAATGTTGGCGACAAGCTGCCGTCCGAGCATGAAATCTGCGAACAGTTCGGCGTGTCGCGCCCGGTCGTGCGCGAAGCGCTGCTCAGGTTGCGGGCCGACGGACTGGTCAGCGCGTATCAGGGCCTGGGCACCTTCGTCATCCATCAGCCCGCGCCGCGCCTCAAGACCTTTGGCGACGTACAGAACGTCGGCGCTTACCTGCGCGCGCAGGAGGTACGGGTCGCGCTGGAAGGCGACGCCGCGCGCCTGGCGGCGCTGCGCCGCACCGACGAACAGTTGAAGAGGATCGTCGAGGCACACAAGGCTTTCGCCGACGGCTTGGCACAAGGCCAGGTGTCCGCGCAGCTCGACCTGGCCTTCCATGCCAGCATCGCCGAAGCCAGCGGCAACGATTTCTTCCCTGGCGTGCTGGAAACGATCCATGAATCCATCCAGGGCTTCATGCGCTTGTCGCTGAACCTGACGCGCACCGGTTCACGGCAGCGCGCGGAGCGCGTGATGGACGAACACGCGAGCATCCTCGCCGCCATACGCGAGCAGGACGGCGAGCGCGCGCGCACCGCCATGCAGTTTCACCTGGGACAGGCGCGCCATCGCCTGGTGGATCGCGAACGCGATTGA
- a CDS encoding dihydrodipicolinate synthase family protein yields the protein MKTTPVTVDDLRRSVIAVPPLARDADLSLNAHANKALLRHLEDGGVRSIMYGGNANFYNVAVSEYARILDFLAEQAGPDTWILPSAGPDYGKLMDQAAILKARDFPTAMLLPMSFPYTDAGLADGVRRFSDTISRPVVVYIKASDYIAPSTLGRLVEEGRIAAVKYAVVRQDPLQDPYLSALLKAVDRRLVVSGIGERPAIVHCRDFGLQSFTSGSVCIAPRGSMQLLRLLQQGRLPEAERVRAAYMPLEDCRDAISPIRVLHDAVTLAGVADMGPMLPLLTGLTPAERERVAPVARALLARDRDALAA from the coding sequence CTTGCCCGCGACGCCGATCTCAGCCTGAATGCGCATGCGAACAAGGCCCTGCTGCGGCATCTGGAAGACGGCGGCGTACGCAGCATCATGTACGGCGGTAATGCGAACTTCTATAACGTGGCGGTCAGCGAGTACGCGCGCATCCTGGATTTCCTGGCGGAACAGGCTGGCCCGGACACCTGGATCCTGCCTTCGGCGGGCCCCGACTATGGCAAGTTGATGGACCAGGCCGCCATCCTGAAGGCGCGCGACTTTCCGACGGCTATGCTGCTGCCCATGTCCTTTCCCTATACGGACGCGGGCCTGGCAGATGGTGTGCGCCGCTTCAGCGACACCATATCGCGCCCGGTGGTGGTGTATATCAAGGCGTCCGACTACATTGCGCCGTCGACGCTGGGACGCCTGGTCGAAGAAGGCCGCATCGCGGCCGTCAAGTACGCGGTGGTGCGGCAGGACCCGCTGCAGGATCCCTATCTGTCCGCCTTGCTGAAGGCGGTCGATCGAAGACTCGTGGTCAGCGGCATTGGCGAGCGGCCGGCCATCGTTCACTGCCGTGACTTCGGACTGCAAAGCTTCACGTCGGGTTCGGTGTGCATCGCCCCACGCGGCTCCATGCAACTGCTGCGGCTGCTGCAGCAGGGCCGCTTGCCGGAAGCCGAACGGGTGCGGGCCGCCTATATGCCGCTGGAGGATTGCCGCGATGCCATCAGCCCCATCCGTGTCCTGCACGATGCGGTCACGCTCGCGGGCGTTGCCGATATGGGCCCGATGTTGCCCTTGCTGACCGGCCTGACCCCGGCCGAGCGCGAACGCGTGGCGCCTGTCGCGCGCGCCTTGCTGGCCCGCGATCGCGATGCGCTCGCGGCCTGA